The proteins below are encoded in one region of Hordeum vulgare subsp. vulgare chromosome 3H, MorexV3_pseudomolecules_assembly, whole genome shotgun sequence:
- the LOC123445213 gene encoding small ubiquitin-related modifier 1, translating to MSTPGGEEDKKPAGEGGGAHINLKVKGQDGNEVFFRIKRSTQLKKLMNAYCDRQSVDMSAIAFLFDGRRLRTEQTPDELEMEDGDEIDAMLHQTGGCLPPSA from the exons ATGTCGACGCCCGGcggggaggaggacaagaagccgGCGGGCGAGGGCGGCGGCGCCCACATCAACCTCAAGGTCAAGGGACAG GATGGCAATGAGGTGTTCTTTCGCATCAAGAGATCGACCCAGCTGAAGAAGCTGATGAATGCCTACTGTGACCGCCAGTCTGTGGATATGAGTGCCATCGCGTTCCTGTTTGACGGTCGCAGGCTCCGTACCGAGCAGACCCCTGATGAG CTCGAGATGGAAGATGGCGACGAGATCGACGCCATGCTTCACCAGACCGGAGGCTGCCTCCCTCCAAGCGCCTAG